From Salarias fasciatus chromosome 5, fSalaFa1.1, whole genome shotgun sequence, a single genomic window includes:
- the gpr84 gene encoding G-protein coupled receptor 84, translated as MLMNQTNHTEEDLFSCYSPSAESYRYFAVLWGCVVTVTGTVGNIMTVLAFVFDSHLRSRFNALIVNLAVADLLYCTVLQPASVDAYLHLRWRGGQLWCSVFGLLLFLSNSVSIITLCLVAVSRYLLVARRAVFVRVFSKLGLILLLISSWTLGLISFAPLWSVYVFVPQVCTCSFHRTEGRPYSTIVLFLYFFVGLSCVGVFYLLIYRHVLIASKALLRYRLSRRSSRRKPTCSAEGANDSGVAKTSSSELSSQAEISQHEESTCENMPQSTRSANTASIHHSSTVNTPTADIVHTVVSVAPAPVVVSSSHSDSKRDDSEIKHVTHMCFAVFLCFVFCFVPFLLLNIADKHNRAPQILHMFCANLTWLNSCINPVLYAVMNRQFRQAYFVLLSRVASPFTCRWARF; from the coding sequence ATGCTGATGAACCAAACGAACCACACAGAGGAGGACCTCTTCTCCTGCTACAGCCCTTCAGCCGAGAGCTACCGGTACTTCGCCGTGCTGTGGGGGTGCGTCGTCACCGTGACCGGCACGGTGGGGAACATCATGACGGTGCTGGCCTTCGTCTTCGACTCACATTTGAGGAGCCGCTTCAATGCGCTCATCGTCAACCTGGCTGTAGCCGACCTCCTGTACTGCACCGTGCTGCAGCCCGCCTCCGTCGACGCCTACCTGCACCTCCGGTGGCGTGGCGGACAGCTCTGGTGCTCCGTCTTtggtctgctcctcttcctgtcGAACTCGGTTTCTATTATCACTCTCTGTCTGGTGGCGGTGAGCAGGTATCTCCTGGTTGCCAGAAGGGCTGTGTTTGTCAGGGTCTTCTCTAAACTCGGTTTGATTTTACTCTTGATTTCCTCGTGGACGCTGGGCCTGATCAGTTTCGCTCCTCTCTGGTCCGTCTACGTGTTTGTGCCACAGGTGTGCACGTGCAGCTTCCACCGCACCGAGGGCCGCCCTTACTCCACCATTGTGCTGTTTCTCTACTTTTTTGTTGGTCTGAGCTGCGTGGGCGTGTTCTACCTGCTCATTTACAGACATGTGCTCATTGCCTCGAAGGCTCTGCTCCGATATAGACTCAGTCGCCGGTCGTCCAGGAGGAAGCCGACATGCTCAGCCGAAGGCGCCAACGACAGCGGCGTGGCAAAGACAAGTAGCTCTGAGCTGAGCAGCCAGGCCGAAATCTCTCAGCATGAAGAGAGTACCTGTGAGAACATGCCCCAGTCCACCCGTAGCGCCAATACGGCTTCCATTCATCATTCATCAACCGTCAACACGCCGACCGCTGATATTGTTCATACTGTAGTTTCAGTCGCGCCGGCCCCCGTTGTAGTTTCCTCCTCCCACTCCGACAGTAAAAGAGACGACAGTGAAATTAAGCATGTGACGCACATGTGCTtcgctgtttttctgtgttttgttttctgtttcgtGCCGTTCCTGCTGCTCAACATCGCCGACAAACACAACCGGGCTCCGCAAATACTGCACATGTTCTGCGCAAACCTCACCTGGCTCAATAGCTGCATCAACCCCGTGCTCTACGCCGTCATGAACCGACAGTTTCGACAGGCCTACTTTGTGCTGCTCAGCAGGGTCGCTTCACCCTTCACCTGCCGCTGGGCCCGCTTTTAG
- the stat2 gene encoding signal transducer and activator of transcription 2 isoform X1: MAQWERLRNLCDGKQQLHELYDSDAFPMDVRHYLSAWIEKQEWQRAARDHALAMVLFQILLENLDIQHSRFVQEESFLLQHNIRRYKQNFQEKYQDDPCALASTIQCYLNKEKEILDDEEMSGKVQHLRVEQEPMDMSSQQDLDRKITSLRNEMQRMEHTMICLEEQQDEFDFKYQIHKLEAVADEALKKDQVKVLQQLLTKLNNNKKSTLSELKKLLDRIEELISLLVNRELTDWQRRQQKSCIGAPDSICLDQLEKWFTCVAVCLFQVREFFSKLEELVEKVSYDNEPVKVQKPALERRADQLLKDLLQSSFVVESQPSMPPAKGPLVLRTNLQFSVKTRLLVKFPELNHSMKVDVSMDREAPRVKGYRRFNVLGSTSKALNMAESHSGGMVADFRHLTLKEQKSGVSGKVISDISLSVTEELHLIYFNTVFELKGFSVELQASSLPVVIISNSSQQQSAGASVLWFNMLSQNPKDVLFFANTPAAPWPQFGEMLSWQFLSATKRGLDAAHLEMIAHRLFGKQSNYDTCKVSWSKFNKESAPDTFYVWFDGILVLVKTFLEDLWREGLIMGFVSKGKEKSLLKKQQRGTFLLRFSESVIGGITFSWVEITITGEPDVKTVQPFTKVDLSQIPFHEIIRNFQILEADNVPENPLLYLYPNTPKDEAFGKYYTEKTGADSPYLKYIKTKLMFVSKENTLEAWSPMSTDMTQGEGLEPENGPCGEAADQNGLPDPLEAPAETYLLDPMLSGSPQEDELLAFIENPLLFDGTDILQDFNNGTGWNFLQQPPCGTHFPSEYSVNI; this comes from the exons ATGGCTCAGTGGGAAAGACTAAGGAATCTGTGTGATGGcaaacagcagctccatgaGCTCTATGACAGTGATGCTTTTCCCATGGATGTACGGCACTATTTATCAGCTTGGATAGAGAAGCAGGAGTG GCAGCGAGCAGCACGGGACCATGCCCTGGCAATGGTGCTGTTTCAGATCCTGCTGGAGAATCTGGATATTCAACACAGTCGCTTCGTCCAGGAGGAGTCTTTTTTGCTGCAACACAACATAAGACGTTATAAACAAAACTTTCAG GAGAAGTATCAGGATGACCCCTGTGCATTGGCAAGCACAATCCAGTGTTATTtgaacaaagagaaagaaattcTGGATGATGAAGAAATGAGTGGAAAG GTCCAACATCTGCGAGTGGAACAGGAACCCATGGACATGAGCAGTCAACAGGATCTCGATCGTAAAATAACAAGCCTCAGGAATGAAATGCAG CGTATGGAGCACACAATGATCtgtctggaggagcagcaggatgagtttgattttaaatatcaaattCACAAGTTGGAGG CTGTGGCTGACGAGGCCCTGAAGAAAGATCAAGTCAAAGTCCTCCAACAGCTTCTCACCaaactaaacaacaacaaaaaa AGCACATTGTCAGAGCTGAAGAAGCTTCTGGATCGCATTGAGGAGCTGATCAGCCTGCTGGTGAACCGGGAGTTGACAGATTggcagaggaggcagcagaaaTCCTGCATCGGCGCTCCAGACAGCATCtgcctggaccagctggagaaATG GTTCACCTGTGTGGCAGTGTGTCTGTTTCAGGTGCGAGAGTTTTTCAGtaagctggaggagctggtagAAAAAGTGTCCTATGACAACGAGCCTGTGAAAGTGCAAAAGCCCGCTCTGGAGAGGAGGGCTGACCAGCTTTTAAAAGACTTGCTCCAAAG CTCCTTTGTGGTTGAAAGTCAACCCTCGATGCCTCCGGCCAAAGGGCCGTTGGTTCTCCGGACAAATCTCCAGTTTTCTGTCAAGACCAG ACTTCTGGTGAAGTTTCCCGAGCTCAATCACTCCATGAAAGTGGATGTATCGATGGACAG GGAGGCTCCACGAGTCAAAGG ATATCGGCGCTTTAATGTCCTGGGATCTACATCCAAAGCCTTGAACATGGCAGAGAGCCACAGCGGAGGCATGGTGGCAGACTTCAGACATCTG ACTCTAAAGGAGCAGAAATCCGGAGTTAGTGGGAAAGTCATCAGTGAC ATTTCTCTCAGTGTAACTGAGGAGCTCCACCTCATCTACTTCAACACCGTTTTTGAGCTGAAGGGCTTTTCGGTTGAGCTGCAG GCCTCGTCTCTCCCAGTGGTCATCATTTCAAACTCCAGCCAGCAGCAAAGTGCCGGGGCATCTGTGCTCTGGTTCAACATGCTGAGTCAGAACCCCAAG GATGTTTTGTTCTTCGCAAACACTCCCGCCGCCCCATGGCCTCAGTTTGGAGAAATGTTAAGCTGGCAGTTTCTATCGGCCACTAAACGTGGCCTCGATGCTGCTCACCTGGAGATGATCGCACACAGGCTCTTTG GGAAGCAGTCCAACTATGACACCTGCAAAGTGTCATGGTCAAAATTCAACAAG GAAAGTGCTCCAGACACTTTCTATGTGTGGTTCGACGGCATCTTAGTTTTGGTGAAAACGTTCCTGGAAGACCTGTGGAGGGAAGG CCTCATCATGGGTTTCGTGAGCAAAGGCAAAGAAAAGTCCCTCCTGAAGAAACaacaaagaggaacatttttGTTGCGCTTCAGTGAGAGTGTCATTGGAGGAATCACCTTTTCATGGGTGGAAATCACCATCACTG GTGAGCCAGACGTGAAGACAGTCCAGCCCTTCACCAAAGTCGATCTCTCACAAATTCCCTTCCACGAAATCATCAGGAACTTCCAGATCTTAGAAGCTGATAATGTCCCGGAAAACCCTCTGCTTTACCTGTACCCAAACACTCCTAAAGATGAGGCTTTTGGAAAATACTACACAGAAAAGACTGGAG CTGACAGTCCTTacttaaaatacatcaaaaccaaGCTGATGTTTGTTTCAAAGGA GAACACATTGGAGGCTTGGTCACCCATGTCCACTGACATGACACAGGGTGAAGGCCTGGAGCCAGAGAATGGCCCGTGTGGAGAGGCAGCTG ATCAAAATGGACTTCCCGATCCTCTGGAAGCACCAGCGGAGACTTATCTCCTTGACCCCATGCTGAGCGGCTCCCCCCAAGAAGACGAGTTACTGGCGTTCATAGAGAACCCTCTCCTCTTCGATGGCACTGACATATTGCAAGATTTCAACAATGGAACAGGATggaacttcctgcagcagccacCCTGTGGGACTCATTTCCCATCTGAATATTCTGTGAATATATGA
- the stat2 gene encoding signal transducer and activator of transcription 2 isoform X2, with protein MAQWERLRNLCDGKQQLHELYDSDAFPMDVRHYLSAWIEKQEWQRAARDHALAMVLFQILLENLDIQHSRFVQEESFLLQHNIRRYKQNFQEKYQDDPCALASTIQCYLNKEKEILDDEEMSGKVQHLRVEQEPMDMSSQQDLDRKITSLRNEMQRMEHTMICLEEQQDEFDFKYQIHKLEAVADEALKKDQVKVLQQLLTKLNNNKKSTLSELKKLLDRIEELISLLVNRELTDWQRRQQKSCIGAPDSICLDQLEKWFTCVAVCLFQVREFFSKLEELVEKVSYDNEPVKVQKPALERRADQLLKDLLQSSFVVESQPSMPPAKGPLVLRTNLQFSVKTRLLVKFPELNHSMKVDVSMDREAPRVKGYRRFNVLGSTSKALNMAESHSGGMVADFRHLTLKEQKSGVSGKVISDISLSVTEELHLIYFNTVFELKGFSVELQASSLPVVIISNSSQQQSAGASVLWFNMLSQNPKDVLFFANTPAAPWPQFGEMLSWQFLSATKRGLDAAHLEMIAHRLFGKQSNYDTCKVSWSKFNKESAPDTFYVWFDGILVLVKTFLEDLWREGLIMGFVSKGKEKSLLKKQQRGTFLLRFSESVIGGITFSWVEITITGEPDVKTVQPFTKVDLSQIPFHEIIRNFQILEADNVPENPLLYLYPNTPKDEAFGKYYTEKTGADSPYLKYIKTKLMFVSKESKWTSRSSGSTSGDLSP; from the exons ATGGCTCAGTGGGAAAGACTAAGGAATCTGTGTGATGGcaaacagcagctccatgaGCTCTATGACAGTGATGCTTTTCCCATGGATGTACGGCACTATTTATCAGCTTGGATAGAGAAGCAGGAGTG GCAGCGAGCAGCACGGGACCATGCCCTGGCAATGGTGCTGTTTCAGATCCTGCTGGAGAATCTGGATATTCAACACAGTCGCTTCGTCCAGGAGGAGTCTTTTTTGCTGCAACACAACATAAGACGTTATAAACAAAACTTTCAG GAGAAGTATCAGGATGACCCCTGTGCATTGGCAAGCACAATCCAGTGTTATTtgaacaaagagaaagaaattcTGGATGATGAAGAAATGAGTGGAAAG GTCCAACATCTGCGAGTGGAACAGGAACCCATGGACATGAGCAGTCAACAGGATCTCGATCGTAAAATAACAAGCCTCAGGAATGAAATGCAG CGTATGGAGCACACAATGATCtgtctggaggagcagcaggatgagtttgattttaaatatcaaattCACAAGTTGGAGG CTGTGGCTGACGAGGCCCTGAAGAAAGATCAAGTCAAAGTCCTCCAACAGCTTCTCACCaaactaaacaacaacaaaaaa AGCACATTGTCAGAGCTGAAGAAGCTTCTGGATCGCATTGAGGAGCTGATCAGCCTGCTGGTGAACCGGGAGTTGACAGATTggcagaggaggcagcagaaaTCCTGCATCGGCGCTCCAGACAGCATCtgcctggaccagctggagaaATG GTTCACCTGTGTGGCAGTGTGTCTGTTTCAGGTGCGAGAGTTTTTCAGtaagctggaggagctggtagAAAAAGTGTCCTATGACAACGAGCCTGTGAAAGTGCAAAAGCCCGCTCTGGAGAGGAGGGCTGACCAGCTTTTAAAAGACTTGCTCCAAAG CTCCTTTGTGGTTGAAAGTCAACCCTCGATGCCTCCGGCCAAAGGGCCGTTGGTTCTCCGGACAAATCTCCAGTTTTCTGTCAAGACCAG ACTTCTGGTGAAGTTTCCCGAGCTCAATCACTCCATGAAAGTGGATGTATCGATGGACAG GGAGGCTCCACGAGTCAAAGG ATATCGGCGCTTTAATGTCCTGGGATCTACATCCAAAGCCTTGAACATGGCAGAGAGCCACAGCGGAGGCATGGTGGCAGACTTCAGACATCTG ACTCTAAAGGAGCAGAAATCCGGAGTTAGTGGGAAAGTCATCAGTGAC ATTTCTCTCAGTGTAACTGAGGAGCTCCACCTCATCTACTTCAACACCGTTTTTGAGCTGAAGGGCTTTTCGGTTGAGCTGCAG GCCTCGTCTCTCCCAGTGGTCATCATTTCAAACTCCAGCCAGCAGCAAAGTGCCGGGGCATCTGTGCTCTGGTTCAACATGCTGAGTCAGAACCCCAAG GATGTTTTGTTCTTCGCAAACACTCCCGCCGCCCCATGGCCTCAGTTTGGAGAAATGTTAAGCTGGCAGTTTCTATCGGCCACTAAACGTGGCCTCGATGCTGCTCACCTGGAGATGATCGCACACAGGCTCTTTG GGAAGCAGTCCAACTATGACACCTGCAAAGTGTCATGGTCAAAATTCAACAAG GAAAGTGCTCCAGACACTTTCTATGTGTGGTTCGACGGCATCTTAGTTTTGGTGAAAACGTTCCTGGAAGACCTGTGGAGGGAAGG CCTCATCATGGGTTTCGTGAGCAAAGGCAAAGAAAAGTCCCTCCTGAAGAAACaacaaagaggaacatttttGTTGCGCTTCAGTGAGAGTGTCATTGGAGGAATCACCTTTTCATGGGTGGAAATCACCATCACTG GTGAGCCAGACGTGAAGACAGTCCAGCCCTTCACCAAAGTCGATCTCTCACAAATTCCCTTCCACGAAATCATCAGGAACTTCCAGATCTTAGAAGCTGATAATGTCCCGGAAAACCCTCTGCTTTACCTGTACCCAAACACTCCTAAAGATGAGGCTTTTGGAAAATACTACACAGAAAAGACTGGAG CTGACAGTCCTTacttaaaatacatcaaaaccaaGCTGATGTTTGTTTCAAAGGA ATCAAAATGGACTTCCCGATCCTCTGGAAGCACCAGCGGAGACTTATCTCCTTGA
- the apof gene encoding uncharacterized protein apof: MMSSRLKWLIVIQLLLNEGVLCQVPPPPVPGEPLPPGAQVSQEDEEMAQLDHSSIPASQFQPRLSPEEKSTQQSVLAQNDERVVSAQVITSVLWANLQGKIQDRLQIHGNISCEELLSASTVDDPLSSAFPQELLGLSLVPVLVAMGCPKEAQTLTMKLYDLLGVADTNELLMQVEALIEGRMSNSNTEPPSTASFSEKDQARQHMEAVMYNIQQLAGMDDSTSKQDDPHCEGWSRMNGTILIGRAVEGGTGGLEDAVSSCERLGVLCAGVTSTGALTPGLYEAVLKKGSRILPSVATESECWIRQCSDDAWTAATSGGRMKRSAQQSCINQSEQRVYNVVEWIPAVSTLYNLGTAVYYASVNCSETAKERAILSAVDLGTDALMVATGGTAGVAGYALGAGVKTGVKAGVRYLLNSMKEEDDVMVNQTSWEQGILTIQ, encoded by the coding sequence ATGATGTCCTCCAGGCTGAAGTGGCTGATTGTGATTCAGCTCCTGCTGAATGAGGGGGTCCTGTGTCAGGTCCCACCTCCTCCAGTGCCAGGGGAGCCTCTGCCTCCAGGAGCTCAAGTCTCTCaagaggatgaggagatggCTCAACTGGATCATTCCTCAATTCCAGCATCCCAATTCCAGCCCCGTCTCTCACCCGAAGAAAAGTCCACTCAGCAGTCAGTGCTTGCACAAAATGATGAGAGAGTGGTATCCGCTCAAGTCATAACATCAGTTCTTTGGGCGAACCTTCAGGGGAAGATTCAGGATCGTCTCCAAATTCATGGAAATATCAGctgtgaggagctgctgtctgccAGCACCGTGGACGACCCGCTGTCTTCTGCGTTCCCCCAGGAGCTGCTGGGTCTCTCTTTAGTGCCTGTGTTGGTGGCGATGGGCTGCCCAAAGGAGGCACAGACCCTGACCATGAAACTGTACGACCTCCTGGGAGTGGCGGACACAAATGAGCTACTGATGCAAGTGGAAGCTCTGATAGAGGGGAGGATGAGCAACTCTAATACAGAACCTCCGTCAACAGCTTCATTTTCAGAGAAAGATCAAGCGAGACAACACATGGAGGCAGTGATGTATAACATTCAGCAACTGGCAGGGATGGATGACAGCACGTCGAAGCAGGATGATCCCCACTGTGAGGGCTGGAGCAGGATGAATGGGACCATACTGATAGGAAGGGCTGTGGAAGGAGGCACAGGTGGACTGGAGGATGCAGTGAGTAGCTGTGAGAGGCTGGGAGTCCTGTGTGCCGGAGTGACCAGCACCGGGGCTCTAACTCCTGGGCTGTACGAGGCCGTGCTGAAGAAAGGCAGCCGCATCCTGCCGTCCGTCGCCACCGAGTCCGAGTGCTGGATCCGTCAATGCAGCGACGACGCTTGGACCGCCGCCACTTCGGGTGGACGGATGAAGCGCAGCGCCCAGCAGAGCTGCATTAATCAGAGCGAGCAGCGTGTGTACAACGTGGTGGAGTGGATCCCTGCAGTCAGCACTCTCTACAACCTCGGCACAGCTGTGTATTACGCCTCGGTCAACTGCTCAGAAACGGCCAAGGAGAGGGCCATTCTTAGCGCCGTCGACCTCGGAACAGACGCCCTCATGGTGGCTACAGGCGGGACGGCGGGAGTGGCAGGCTATGCTCTGGGGGCTGGGGTGAAGACAGGCGTCAAAGCTGGAGTCAGGTATCTGCTCAACtccatgaaggaggaagatgatgTGATGGTGAACCAAACCAGCTGGGAGCAAGGCATCCTCACCATCCAGTAG